Proteins from a single region of Candidatus Ozemobacteraceae bacterium:
- a CDS encoding carbohydrate ABC transporter permease, translating into MSTNVKKPLIKNPSHILIHALLIVGSIFMIFPFVWMIMTSFKSEDEILKTGKTIVLLPDQMRPSFLNGEEDKKRIAEHQRQKELYAASLAEPASGTAGGKKVQKPFELLDNYKEAWAAQPFYRYFLNTFLTAITITAGSLVFASLAAYAFAFFKFPFKDQLFLLMLGTMMLPQQALLIPDYIILSKLHWVNTYLALIVPWLASAYSVFFLRQFFMQLPKDLFEAAMLDGCTRLQFYFKICLPLSKPPMVTLGIFSFLGTWNSFVWPLIVTNDTSLRVIQVGLSYFASEAGTRWGPLMAASTFTIVPLVVMYFLAQRQFVESQAMSGMKE; encoded by the coding sequence ATGAGCACGAACGTCAAGAAGCCCCTCATCAAGAATCCGTCGCATATCCTGATCCACGCCCTGCTCATCGTCGGCTCGATCTTCATGATCTTCCCGTTCGTCTGGATGATCATGACCTCGTTCAAGAGCGAGGACGAGATCCTGAAAACCGGGAAGACGATCGTCCTGCTGCCCGACCAGATGCGCCCCTCGTTCCTGAACGGCGAGGAAGACAAAAAGCGCATCGCCGAGCATCAGCGGCAGAAAGAGCTGTACGCCGCCTCGCTCGCCGAGCCGGCATCCGGGACGGCCGGCGGGAAGAAGGTCCAGAAGCCGTTCGAACTGCTCGACAACTACAAGGAAGCGTGGGCGGCGCAACCGTTCTACCGGTATTTCCTCAACACGTTCCTGACGGCCATCACGATCACGGCCGGGTCGCTGGTATTCGCATCGCTGGCCGCCTACGCGTTCGCCTTCTTCAAGTTCCCGTTCAAGGACCAGCTGTTCCTGCTGATGCTCGGCACCATGATGTTGCCGCAGCAGGCGCTTCTTATTCCTGATTATATTATATTGTCAAAATTACATTGGGTGAACACATATCTGGCGCTGATCGTGCCGTGGCTCGCCTCGGCGTATTCGGTTTTCTTCCTGCGCCAGTTTTTCATGCAGCTGCCGAAGGACCTGTTCGAGGCGGCCATGCTGGACGGCTGCACGCGGCTCCAGTTCTACTTCAAGATCTGTCTGCCGCTGAGCAAGCCGCCGATGGTGACGCTCGGCATCTTCTCGTTCCTCGGCACCTGGAACAGCTTCGTCTGGCCCCTGATCGTGACGAATGACACGAGTCTGCGCGTCATCCAGGTCGGGCTGAGCTACTTCGCGAGCGAGGCCGGCACCCGGTGGGGCCCGCTGATGGCGGCTTCGACGTTCACGATCGTCCCGCTCGTGGTCATGTATTTTTTGGCCCAGCGGCAGTTCGTCGAGTCCCAGGCCATGTCCGGCATGAAGGAATGA
- a CDS encoding sugar ABC transporter permease, with protein MLNKKKIDWGAYCYLVPVFGILLCFHVLPIFYSLAISFYRWDLIGEAEWVGLDNFARLFDDPMFYKSLVNTFYYAIVSVPLSIACSMSIALLLNNPISGIGIYRTIYFLPVITSLNAVSIVWNFIYHPDYGLLNKLLALVNLPPQLWLQDPFWAMPCIILMSVWKGLGYNVVIFLAGLQNIPKHLYEAARIDGANWLQQFRHITFPLLSPTTFFVFVMSTIGSFQVFSQIYMMTPRGGPLKSTMVIVYYLYQKAFEKFEFGYALAIAFVLFIMIFSMTLFNKLYVEKKVHYS; from the coding sequence ATGCTCAACAAGAAAAAGATCGACTGGGGAGCTTACTGCTACCTGGTGCCCGTCTTCGGCATCCTGCTCTGTTTCCACGTCCTGCCGATTTTCTACTCGCTGGCGATCAGCTTCTACCGCTGGGACCTGATCGGCGAAGCCGAATGGGTCGGGCTCGACAACTTCGCCCGCCTGTTCGACGATCCGATGTTCTACAAGTCGCTGGTCAATACCTTTTACTATGCTATCGTCAGCGTTCCCCTGTCGATCGCCTGTTCGATGAGCATCGCTCTCCTGCTCAACAACCCGATCTCGGGCATCGGGATCTACCGCACGATCTACTTTCTGCCCGTCATCACGTCGCTGAACGCGGTCTCGATCGTCTGGAACTTCATCTACCACCCGGACTACGGCCTGCTGAACAAACTGCTGGCGCTGGTGAACCTGCCGCCGCAGCTGTGGCTGCAGGACCCGTTCTGGGCAATGCCCTGCATCATCCTGATGAGCGTCTGGAAGGGTCTCGGCTACAACGTCGTGATCTTCCTCGCCGGGCTGCAGAACATTCCGAAGCACCTCTACGAGGCGGCGCGCATCGACGGCGCGAACTGGCTGCAGCAGTTCCGGCACATCACCTTCCCGCTGTTGTCGCCGACGACGTTCTTCGTGTTCGTGATGTCGACGATCGGCAGTTTCCAGGTGTTCTCGCAGATCTACATGATGACCCCGCGCGGCGGACCGCTCAAGAGCACGATGGTCATCGTCTACTACCTGTACCAGAAGGCGTTTGAAAAGTTCGAGTTCGGCTACGCGCTCGCGATCGCGTTCGTGCTTTTCATCATGATCTTCAGCATGACCCTTTTCAACAAGCTGTATGTTGAGAAGAAAGTCCATTACTCCTGA
- a CDS encoding WD40 repeat domain-containing protein, with translation MQRAIAFVLIAVSCLVFAAPVPASAAPGPSEGSIAFTGDRVKIHFQPPLRQGDGGPLNRDVSRLNFVTNLLDHYLAALIRMGHIASDTQLTLEYSSANNMATNPGPNRITLNDLGLNSILLQVNAALKKLRGTTSSRLIDDVKSVMQMRDHLPRRDNTVETRHGFTCLSDGLREIYPDVDFELTGTEGILTLRPDETTNHIVRLSDPATGSILLEHGRWPFGFLRCSVDGKWLAYTENGSPHLLHLRSKDAKPLPLFPDIQAQLLDMAWSPAGQQLAGIVLNRDTLDRVLFVYDASNGRFDELVSNQTQIDGNYQFAYPIWSPDGKRLFFVTDHDISLIDLGARLIAPKIVTVSSQLSEIVWSPDARAFALVEVDGQSRDKKEFDDRDFRGSTLRRYNLNEFGKAIELPEQRHVSSDTIKLVSFWTRDRVLFLEGHLRMQRTSSPLWDLSQTFAARLTPEPGAKNGGGGSEIGAVDLAMEYCYAFKTMDSKFRLLYDAGMAQGNQLFMDRFKTRWFLGLALPTAMSNRSTTFCLRQMPYPFPERNEMYFMPLSKPDITSLVNLLESYNLRRFELSRDLQTLYFLSNSRGPLSLWKGPAAGIGEVKPPRASNDDEEEPKATDDLASGSATTATSTPPPGAATDLPPLPEE, from the coding sequence ATGCAGCGCGCCATTGCCTTCGTCCTCATCGCCGTTTCCTGCCTCGTGTTCGCGGCTCCCGTTCCCGCATCCGCGGCTCCCGGGCCAAGCGAGGGCAGCATCGCGTTCACGGGAGACCGCGTCAAGATTCATTTCCAGCCACCTCTCCGGCAGGGCGACGGCGGTCCGCTGAATCGCGACGTCTCCCGCCTCAACTTCGTCACGAACCTTCTCGATCACTATCTCGCCGCGCTCATTCGCATGGGCCACATCGCCTCCGACACCCAGCTGACGCTCGAGTATTCTTCGGCGAACAACATGGCGACGAATCCCGGGCCCAATCGCATTACGCTGAACGATCTCGGGCTCAACTCGATTCTTCTTCAGGTGAACGCGGCGCTCAAGAAACTTCGCGGAACAACGTCATCACGCCTGATCGACGACGTGAAATCCGTGATGCAGATGCGCGATCATCTGCCCAGACGCGACAACACGGTGGAAACGCGGCACGGCTTTACCTGCCTGTCCGACGGGCTCCGGGAAATCTATCCCGACGTCGACTTCGAACTGACCGGCACGGAGGGGATTCTGACCCTGCGCCCGGATGAAACGACGAACCATATCGTCCGCCTGTCAGACCCCGCGACCGGTTCGATCCTGCTGGAACACGGCCGCTGGCCGTTCGGCTTCCTGCGATGCTCTGTGGACGGGAAATGGCTTGCCTACACCGAAAACGGAAGCCCGCACCTGCTCCATCTGCGAAGCAAGGACGCCAAGCCGCTTCCGCTGTTTCCCGACATCCAGGCCCAGCTTCTCGACATGGCATGGTCTCCCGCCGGCCAGCAACTCGCCGGCATCGTGCTGAACAGGGACACGCTCGACCGGGTGCTCTTTGTCTATGACGCATCGAACGGGCGGTTCGACGAACTCGTTTCGAACCAGACCCAGATCGACGGGAATTACCAGTTCGCTTACCCCATCTGGTCTCCCGACGGGAAGCGGCTGTTCTTCGTCACGGATCACGACATCAGCCTCATCGATCTCGGCGCCAGGCTGATTGCGCCGAAGATCGTCACGGTTTCGAGCCAGTTGTCCGAGATCGTCTGGTCGCCTGACGCGCGCGCGTTCGCCCTCGTCGAGGTCGACGGCCAGTCGCGCGACAAGAAGGAGTTCGACGACCGCGACTTCAGGGGTTCCACGCTGCGCCGGTACAACCTGAACGAGTTCGGCAAGGCGATCGAGCTGCCCGAGCAGCGGCATGTTTCGAGCGATACCATCAAGCTCGTCTCGTTCTGGACGCGCGACCGGGTGCTCTTTCTCGAGGGACACCTCCGGATGCAGCGCACATCGAGCCCCCTCTGGGATCTCTCGCAGACGTTCGCCGCGCGCCTCACCCCCGAACCAGGCGCGAAGAACGGAGGCGGCGGTTCGGAGATCGGCGCCGTCGATCTGGCGATGGAGTATTGCTACGCCTTCAAGACGATGGACTCGAAATTCCGTCTTCTCTACGATGCCGGGATGGCACAGGGCAACCAGCTCTTCATGGATCGCTTCAAAACGCGATGGTTCCTCGGGCTTGCCCTGCCGACGGCGATGTCCAACCGATCCACCACATTCTGCCTTCGGCAGATGCCGTATCCCTTCCCTGAGCGAAACGAGATGTATTTCATGCCGCTTTCGAAGCCGGACATCACGTCGCTCGTCAATCTTCTCGAGTCGTACAATCTCCGGCGATTCGAGTTGTCGCGAGACCTGCAGACCCTGTATTTTCTCTCAAACAGCCGCGGGCCGCTGAGTCTCTGGAAGGGGCCCGCCGCCGGCATCGGCGAGGTGAAACCGCCTCGCGCCTCGAATGATGACGAGGAAGAGCCGAAAGCAACCGACGACCTCGCGTCCGGTTCGGCGACCACGGCCACCTCGACACCGCCGCCCGGAGCCGCGACGGATCTGCCCCCCCTCCCGGAAGAATAG
- the ispG gene encoding flavodoxin-dependent (E)-4-hydroxy-3-methylbut-2-enyl-diphosphate synthase — protein sequence MTIPQRRHSNAIRLGNVQVGGGAPVTVQTMTKTDTRDAEATIREIERLAFAGCEIVRLAVPDMAAAEALGAIVPRSPIPVLADIHFDHTLALRALEMGVHGLRLNPGNLRDADKVRSVAHAAAERGVPIRVGVNAGSLDPAMAAKHGGVTAAALAESALKEVSLLESVGFSAIKIAVKAFDLPTMLEATRIVARSCEHPLHLGVTESGLPEEGIVRSAMGIGTLLMEGIGDTLRVSLTGDSAEEIATGIRILRCAGLREVGPTIVSCPTCGRCQIPLQNIAREVSRRVASLRAPVTIAVMGCAVNGPGEARQADFGIAGGKESGLVFKNGRIVKTLPASELVDGLLEVIRQSLGEDPDAAPKK from the coding sequence ATGACCATACCGCAGCGGCGCCATTCGAACGCGATACGGCTCGGCAACGTCCAGGTTGGCGGCGGGGCGCCCGTCACCGTCCAGACGATGACGAAAACGGACACGCGCGACGCCGAGGCGACGATCCGGGAGATCGAGCGGCTCGCGTTCGCCGGGTGCGAGATCGTCCGGCTGGCGGTCCCCGACATGGCCGCGGCGGAGGCGCTCGGCGCGATCGTCCCGCGCTCGCCGATCCCGGTCCTCGCCGACATTCATTTCGATCACACCCTCGCCCTCCGCGCCCTGGAGATGGGCGTTCACGGACTGCGCCTGAATCCCGGCAATCTCCGAGACGCCGACAAGGTGCGGAGCGTCGCCCACGCGGCCGCGGAGCGCGGCGTGCCGATCCGGGTCGGGGTGAACGCCGGTTCGCTCGACCCGGCGATGGCCGCCAAGCACGGCGGCGTCACGGCGGCGGCGCTCGCCGAGTCGGCCCTGAAAGAGGTTTCCCTGCTCGAAAGCGTCGGGTTTTCGGCGATCAAGATCGCCGTGAAGGCGTTCGACCTGCCCACGATGCTTGAGGCCACCCGCATCGTCGCCCGCTCCTGCGAGCATCCGCTCCATCTCGGCGTGACCGAATCGGGCCTTCCCGAAGAGGGCATCGTCCGCTCCGCCATGGGGATCGGAACCCTGCTCATGGAGGGCATCGGCGACACGCTCCGCGTCTCCCTCACCGGCGACTCCGCCGAAGAGATCGCGACCGGCATCCGCATTCTGCGATGCGCCGGCCTGCGCGAAGTCGGGCCAACCATCGTCTCCTGCCCTACCTGCGGCCGCTGCCAGATTCCGCTGCAGAACATCGCCCGCGAGGTAAGCCGGCGCGTCGCATCGCTTCGCGCCCCGGTCACGATCGCGGTCATGGGCTGCGCCGTCAACGGCCCGGGCGAGGCCAGACAGGCTGATTTCGGCATCGCCGGCGGCAAGGAGAGCGGGCTGGTCTTCAAAAACGGCCGTATCGTGAAAACCCTTCCGGCATCGGAACTGGTCGACGGTCTGCTCGAGGTGATCCGCCAAAGCCTGGGCGAAGACCCTGACGCCGCACCGAAAAAATGA
- a CDS encoding SpoIIE family protein phosphatase: MLLASLLCGLAMAIHLALGVLVLMRAPRQQTNQCFSVLLFLFFVWSLAELLLVTRGAPQPGTRLVNLLLTPMFLLPPAFALFTALFPRRVDSAWQLGTPMQKLLVFAPAAVLLGILWSGRLIHSLDAVPGGFLISLGKLEYLAKGIVVGYLLLAMKTLGTAQKELETDFQERRLRYAFAAFVLPAAAGSVFIALGKFYLTGQTMYTFGLFPALGIAMAAILGYAILRHNLLEIDMIFSIGLVYTLLTAVLAGVLELLENGLQNLLDLSGGVATIVSTLVLAAVFSPLKDLIVAGVDKFFGRKSFDTAAVIRHVLNSMRKANSPDAVVDALLKELQPVLNFSGAAVTMAGGISRAWPSSSASSSASASAGIPAEWPPVDEIDALLEMAKETGKLEIATFVRWRELGFHWAFPIRREQSIQGAFLLAPKPGRLPYSEQERSLVSSLCQEIPPVFDTLALLGEMVSRDRASRELEWAESLYRELQEPSGKISFDVYDAYIYSSLAREIKGDLIVVENRAEHPFIAVCDAFHQGIAAAVTLHAVTAALRAAQPTDRLTPIHEILRRFTAPPLRTALTLVEPASGGLSLRLAGNPRPVVIRQGRPSECAGPKGEPLGVSQAASVERLSVDLEPGDLLIVSTNGLTKALSASGAAGFDGLTGPAAQGVEEVHAALQERLSGLPGLSTFPDDISYVIIQRRTHS; this comes from the coding sequence ATGCTTCTGGCCTCGCTGCTGTGCGGGCTCGCCATGGCGATCCATCTCGCCCTCGGCGTTCTCGTGCTGATGCGCGCGCCCCGGCAGCAGACGAACCAGTGCTTCAGCGTCCTGCTCTTCCTGTTTTTCGTCTGGTCGCTCGCCGAACTTCTTCTCGTCACCCGCGGCGCGCCACAGCCCGGAACGAGGCTCGTGAACCTTCTGCTGACGCCGATGTTCCTCCTGCCGCCGGCGTTCGCCCTGTTCACCGCGCTGTTCCCGCGCCGCGTCGACTCCGCGTGGCAACTGGGCACGCCGATGCAGAAACTCCTGGTTTTCGCTCCGGCGGCGGTCCTGCTGGGCATCCTCTGGAGCGGCCGTCTCATCCACTCGCTCGACGCCGTTCCCGGCGGGTTCCTGATCTCTCTCGGGAAACTCGAGTATCTCGCCAAGGGCATCGTCGTCGGCTATCTGCTCCTCGCGATGAAAACGCTGGGAACGGCGCAGAAAGAGCTCGAAACCGACTTCCAGGAACGACGTCTGCGATATGCGTTCGCGGCCTTCGTGCTTCCTGCCGCGGCGGGCTCGGTGTTCATCGCCCTCGGAAAATTCTACCTGACCGGCCAGACCATGTACACCTTCGGCTTGTTTCCCGCACTGGGGATCGCAATGGCCGCGATTCTCGGGTATGCGATCCTCCGCCACAACCTGCTCGAGATCGACATGATTTTCTCGATCGGCCTCGTCTACACGCTTCTGACGGCGGTGCTGGCGGGGGTCCTCGAACTCCTGGAAAACGGCCTCCAGAACCTTCTCGACCTTTCGGGCGGCGTGGCGACGATCGTCTCGACCCTCGTCCTCGCGGCGGTCTTCTCGCCTTTGAAGGACCTGATCGTCGCCGGCGTCGACAAGTTCTTCGGGCGCAAGTCCTTCGACACGGCCGCCGTCATCCGCCACGTTCTCAATTCGATGCGCAAGGCGAACTCACCGGATGCCGTCGTCGATGCGCTGTTGAAGGAACTCCAGCCGGTTCTGAACTTCAGCGGGGCCGCAGTCACGATGGCCGGCGGGATCTCCCGGGCGTGGCCCTCGTCGTCTGCCTCGTCGTCTGCCTCGGCGAGCGCCGGGATTCCCGCGGAATGGCCTCCCGTCGACGAAATCGACGCCCTCCTTGAAATGGCAAAGGAAACCGGGAAACTGGAGATCGCGACGTTCGTCCGCTGGCGGGAGCTCGGATTCCACTGGGCCTTTCCGATACGCCGCGAGCAGTCGATCCAGGGCGCGTTTCTCCTGGCGCCGAAACCCGGCCGTCTCCCCTACTCCGAGCAGGAACGCAGCCTGGTTTCGAGCCTGTGCCAGGAGATCCCGCCGGTTTTCGACACGCTCGCGCTTCTCGGCGAGATGGTCAGCCGCGACCGTGCAAGCCGCGAACTCGAATGGGCCGAGAGCCTGTATCGCGAGCTTCAGGAACCATCCGGGAAAATTTCTTTCGATGTATATGATGCATATATATACTCATCTCTCGCCCGCGAGATCAAGGGAGATCTGATCGTCGTCGAGAACCGCGCGGAACATCCGTTCATCGCCGTCTGCGATGCGTTTCACCAAGGGATCGCCGCCGCAGTCACTCTCCATGCCGTGACGGCCGCTCTGCGGGCGGCGCAGCCGACGGACCGGCTGACCCCGATCCACGAGATCCTCCGGCGCTTCACCGCCCCGCCGCTGAGAACGGCGCTGACGCTCGTCGAACCGGCATCCGGCGGTCTGTCCCTCCGTCTCGCCGGCAATCCTCGCCCCGTCGTCATCCGGCAAGGGCGACCGTCCGAGTGCGCCGGCCCGAAGGGAGAACCGCTCGGCGTATCCCAGGCCGCGTCCGTCGAGCGTCTCTCCGTCGACCTCGAACCGGGAGATCTGCTGATCGTCTCCACGAACGGCCTCACCAAGGCGCTCTCCGCGTCCGGGGCGGCGGGGTTCGACGGGCTGACGGGCCCTGCGGCGCAGGGCGTCGAGGAAGTCCACGCGGCGCTCCAGGAACGTCTTTCCGGACTTCCCGGCCTTTCGACATTCCCTGATGATATATCATACGTAATTATACAACGGAGAACACACTCATGA
- a CDS encoding prepilin-type N-terminal cleavage/methylation domain-containing protein: MSRRRTFAGFTLVELLMGMALTVLVGGVLYLLQSTGMSTAARGTVRLTLQSEMRRKMERLVNDLRCSNEVLEVSPTHLRLARFRIGDDEDLTGDAALTTVTYELERRKGRWTLYRSERGEAPIEIFSADQIDQEMFFPYFEQPAAEEGGPVTFEPFDMKSNDSGQRKRISFMRIRIRAKQNREQVVLTTAVTLRTAHSRIVQPNWKFR, translated from the coding sequence ATGAGCCGCCGCCGCACGTTCGCAGGCTTCACGCTGGTAGAACTCCTGATGGGCATGGCGCTCACCGTCCTGGTCGGCGGCGTTCTCTATCTTCTCCAGTCGACCGGCATGTCCACAGCGGCCCGAGGCACCGTCCGCCTGACCCTCCAGTCGGAAATGAGACGAAAAATGGAACGACTGGTCAACGATCTGCGCTGTTCGAACGAGGTGCTCGAGGTTTCCCCGACGCATCTGCGGCTCGCACGGTTCAGGATCGGCGACGACGAGGATCTCACCGGAGACGCGGCGCTCACCACCGTCACCTACGAACTCGAGCGCCGGAAAGGCCGCTGGACGCTGTACCGTTCGGAGCGCGGCGAAGCGCCGATCGAGATTTTCTCGGCCGACCAGATCGACCAGGAGATGTTTTTCCCGTATTTCGAGCAGCCGGCCGCCGAAGAGGGCGGGCCGGTGACGTTCGAACCCTTCGACATGAAATCGAACGATTCCGGCCAGCGCAAACGCATTTCCTTCATGCGCATCAGGATCAGAGCGAAACAGAACCGCGAGCAGGTGGTGCTGACGACGGCCGTCACGCTGCGCACGGCCCATTCCCGCATCGTTCAGCCGAACTGGAAATTCCGCTAG
- a CDS encoding type II secretion system protein, with the protein MPTHSAKFTADVRTPKTGPRTLRRTSAFTLVEILMVMTIVGFVALPFTRMFLFGMQGSAENLEHIIAYNLAREKIEEVRSLPFHLVKSDFENFATVFRDRPDFDEAFESRETFEKTFSDIFTPSSIEKDPDAETYKRLKNLYKSAFLRDIELYPEDVKPYRRVMDVDSRYDTSVPARLKKVTVRVYDQQQHRLAEVVTLVGQHR; encoded by the coding sequence ATGCCAACACATTCAGCGAAATTCACCGCCGACGTGCGCACCCCGAAGACAGGGCCGCGCACGCTTCGACGCACGTCCGCGTTCACCCTGGTCGAAATCCTCATGGTCATGACGATCGTCGGCTTCGTGGCCCTGCCGTTCACGCGCATGTTCCTGTTCGGCATGCAGGGAAGCGCCGAAAACCTCGAGCACATCATCGCCTACAACCTCGCCCGCGAAAAGATCGAAGAGGTTCGCTCCCTTCCGTTCCACCTCGTCAAATCCGACTTCGAGAACTTCGCCACCGTCTTCCGCGACCGGCCCGATTTCGACGAGGCATTCGAAAGCCGCGAGACGTTCGAGAAGACGTTTTCCGACATTTTCACCCCTTCGAGCATCGAGAAAGACCCGGACGCCGAAACGTACAAACGGCTCAAGAATCTTTATAAATCGGCGTTTCTGCGCGACATCGAACTGTATCCGGAGGACGTGAAGCCGTATCGCCGCGTGATGGACGTCGATTCGCGGTATGACACCTCCGTTCCAGCCAGGCTGAAGAAGGTGACCGTCCGGGTCTACGACCAGCAGCAGCATCGCCTTGCCGAAGTCGTCACGCTCGTGGGGCAGCACCGATGA
- a CDS encoding tetratricopeptide repeat protein — protein sequence MKRFLAGMIVGLCVSAAALAGTVEELKIAAERGDPWAQTMLGVRWATGKDVGIDPVEAVEWFRKAAEQGYACAQYNLGYMHFNGLGVIKDYREAANWYRRAAEQGYVNAQMNLGNMYVLGQGVPRDISEAYFWLTLAASRSRKCIELRDKAGEALTPAERENVKERCRQWLDYVEKRDEQHGD from the coding sequence ATGAAGCGTTTTCTGGCGGGAATGATCGTTGGACTGTGCGTGTCGGCCGCTGCTTTGGCGGGAACCGTCGAGGAACTGAAAATTGCCGCCGAGCGTGGGGATCCTTGGGCGCAAACCATGCTCGGTGTCCGGTGGGCCACGGGCAAAGACGTCGGGATCGATCCCGTTGAGGCCGTGGAATGGTTTCGCAAGGCGGCCGAACAGGGATATGCCTGCGCCCAGTACAATCTGGGGTATATGCATTTCAACGGGCTGGGCGTCATCAAGGATTACCGAGAGGCCGCGAACTGGTATCGCAGAGCCGCCGAGCAGGGATACGTCAATGCGCAGATGAATCTCGGCAATATGTACGTCCTCGGACAAGGGGTCCCCCGGGATATCTCCGAAGCGTATTTCTGGCTGACGCTCGCGGCCAGTCGGAGCCGAAAATGCATCGAGCTTCGCGACAAGGCGGGCGAAGCCCTGACTCCTGCCGAACGGGAAAACGTCAAGGAGCGCTGCAGACAATGGCTTGACTACGTCGAGAAACGCGACGAGCAGCACGGAGATTGA
- a CDS encoding ATP-binding protein has translation MRRFGLSQRVILGSLLVCVLMVAFMGIALRRFSSVIDATAHLRVADDVLLVGSQVQNDLLELFQTSEIFDQYISDQTWRHYFSFSQRVDTLLDRAKELRQFRKQGEEFAVLDRTRLEMAELLQNATYTINPNFPVGAVSSATLQRIKAARTRLHEQIRELLKQERENRKALDGIMRQQIESMSRTMLWVAALVLAAGLLFAFYLHRAAMAPLRSLMDIMRTSGEPGKVAFLEPAGAPEMRELIDSFNQMNTAIGRQQKRLSSMLQLAVTVAHEVRNPVAAIGTAIQALQNGYPADGPDREIFAEILKEVYRVNGIISDLLVFARPRSLNPERMKWSELMDELRILLRSWLEERRIVMNIDIPPGLDEAVADRNQLHRALLNLLTNAIDAVDRDGRIEIFAEACPAGVRIVVEDSGPGIPAERLERIFDPFFTTKTKGTGLGLAIVSGIVESHGGTVRAATGRRLTGARFELELPREVAPASVGGTPSPSATSFSAAEIGSPAATGAAGTAREGENTNA, from the coding sequence TTGCGTCGGTTCGGCCTTTCCCAGCGCGTGATTCTCGGTTCCCTGCTCGTCTGCGTCCTGATGGTCGCGTTCATGGGAATCGCCCTGCGCCGCTTTTCGAGCGTCATCGATGCGACGGCGCATCTGCGGGTCGCCGACGACGTGCTCCTGGTCGGAAGCCAGGTGCAGAACGACCTGCTCGAACTGTTCCAGACGTCGGAGATTTTCGATCAATACATCTCGGACCAGACCTGGCGGCATTACTTCTCGTTCAGCCAGCGCGTCGACACCCTCCTGGACCGGGCCAAGGAACTGCGCCAGTTCCGCAAGCAGGGGGAGGAGTTCGCCGTGCTGGACCGGACGCGTCTCGAAATGGCCGAACTGCTCCAGAACGCGACCTACACGATCAACCCGAATTTCCCCGTCGGCGCCGTTTCTTCGGCAACGCTGCAACGGATCAAGGCCGCCCGGACGCGGCTCCACGAGCAGATCCGGGAACTGCTGAAGCAGGAACGCGAAAACCGGAAGGCCCTCGACGGGATCATGCGGCAACAAATCGAGTCGATGAGCCGGACGATGCTGTGGGTGGCCGCCCTAGTGCTTGCGGCCGGGCTGTTGTTCGCCTTCTACCTGCATCGGGCGGCGATGGCTCCGCTGCGCAGTCTCATGGACATCATGCGCACGTCCGGCGAGCCGGGAAAAGTCGCGTTTCTCGAGCCTGCCGGAGCCCCGGAAATGCGCGAGCTGATCGACTCGTTCAACCAGATGAACACGGCGATCGGAAGGCAGCAGAAGCGTCTCTCCTCGATGCTGCAGCTGGCGGTCACCGTCGCGCACGAAGTGCGGAACCCGGTGGCGGCGATCGGAACGGCCATTCAGGCGCTTCAGAACGGATATCCCGCCGACGGCCCCGACCGTGAGATCTTCGCCGAGATTCTGAAGGAGGTCTACCGGGTCAACGGCATCATTTCCGACCTGCTCGTCTTTGCCCGGCCCCGGTCTCTGAATCCGGAGCGGATGAAATGGTCAGAACTGATGGACGAGCTGAGAATCCTTCTGCGTTCCTGGCTGGAGGAGAGAAGAATAGTTATGAATATAGATATTCCGCCCGGACTGGACGAGGCGGTCGCGGACAGGAACCAGCTCCACCGCGCCCTGTTGAACCTGCTGACGAACGCGATCGATGCCGTCGACCGCGACGGGAGGATCGAAATCTTCGCGGAGGCTTGCCCGGCCGGCGTCAGAATCGTCGTCGAGGATTCCGGGCCGGGCATCCCGGCCGAACGTCTGGAGCGCATTTTCGACCCGTTCTTCACGACGAAGACGAAAGGCACGGGCCTCGGCCTCGCCATCGTTTCCGGCATCGTCGAGAGCCACGGCGGAACCGTCCGGGCGGCAACCGGGCGGCGTCTGACGGGGGCGCGTTTCGAACTCGAGCTGCCGCGGGAGGTGGCGCCCGCTTCCGTCGGGGGAACGCCTTCGCCTTCGGCAACCAGTTTTTCCGCGGCCGAGATCGGCTCGCCGGCCGCGACCGGGGCGGCCGGAACTGCCAGGGAAGGAGAAAACACGAATGCATGA